Within Equus przewalskii isolate Varuska chromosome 9, EquPr2, whole genome shotgun sequence, the genomic segment CGGCTCCGCCCCACCAACAGGGTGCTGCCTCCTGGCGGCCAACCGCTACCAAAGCGGACGACGGGATGCGTGTGGCTTTGAGGGCTGTGCGGGTCACCGAGAAAATGAAGACCTGGCCTAAATTAGAGGATGGGGACACAGCGTACAGGGGATCAGAGAAGGGGGACCCCAAGGGAAGAGAGtgggaggctggggcagaggagaCAGGGTCAGCCAGAAGATAGGGACCTAGTGAGGAGAGGGGTACACAGGAGGGGGACCCCCAAGGAGAGGCGGTCATAAGAGGGTCACCCAGAGTGGGGAGGGAGTCAGAAGTTGAGGCAGAGGATGGGGGATGCGGGTCTGTCAGAAGGTGGGGGCCTGAGGATGgcaggtgtgtggggagggggaaggatgGGGCCCAGGACATCTGACAGATGAGAGAGGTCTGGAAGGCACCCACACCTGTGGGAACTGCTCTCCTTTATTGAACACTTCCATGTGCGAAGCAGCCCTTCTCACCCCACCCGCTGTGAGCCCACATGCTtactgcccccattttacagatggggaaactggacCCGAGAGGGGCAGGTCACTGGGCTGAGGTGGTAGCCAGGACAGAAGCTGCACCATGCCTTGGCTGGGGTCAGGTCTGACAGTCTCTAGAGCCCATTCTTCTGACCACTGTGCCATCCTGCCCCTCACTGGGTGTCCGGGGGTgtggatgggggctggccccgttggAGGCAGGGTCCCTCAACATTCAACGCCATAGCGGTCGAAGTGGCGCAGCAGCAGGCCCAGCTCCAGGTGCACGGTGCCGCCGGCGGCTGTGTGCAGACGATAGCGGTCGGCCCCACTGTAGATGGCGTCCCCGTGGAGCAGCTGAGGCCCGCCACCCACAAAGGCCCGCGCCAGCTGCTCCCGCCAGCTGCCCAGCGGCCGCCATGTGGGGCAGTCCAGCTGATGGGTGCCGGGACTGCTGGGCACATGGCAAAAGCCATAGCCTGCAAGCTGGCAGCGGCCGAAGCTGTCCTGGGACCACACCTGGAGATGGAGCCGGGGCCAGCCTgcaggacaggagggagggaggaaagaagggatgGGTACAGCCCAGACTCTTGTTCCTGGAGACCCCAGGCCCAGTCTTCCCCCGCTGGGTTTCTGCCTCAGCCACCTCCCTGGACTCCCACCCCCACGCAGCAGCCAAAGGGATCTTTCTGAATCCATGTTCCTCCCTGCTCAGAactcttccatggctccccagtgccctcagTATAAAGTCCAACCTTAACATTCAAGACCCTTTGGATCTAGTCTCTGTTGACTTCCCTCTCTGTGGCCTCCTCCTCCGTGTCCCCATCTCAGGGCAGCCTAGTCCCCAGCTGAGCACCGTGGGCCTTGTCCTGGacacctccttccttccctccccatggCCACTCCTTGTCTCTGGACTCAAGGCCCTCTTTCTTGCCCCCTCCAATCCACCTTCTACCTTTCTCCCCCTTCCACAGGTTTCCCAGTGTCCTCAAGAATACTCAGCTCCTCAGCCTGGTAGGCAAAACCCTTGGAGATCCGGCCCCATTTCACCCCCCTTTCTGAACCCTTCTGTCTTCAGCCCTGTTATAGAAGCTAGGGGACACCGCAGTGAGCAGAgcagacaaaaattcctgcccttgTGTAGCTGACATCCTAGATAACAAACATAGTCAAGAAGCAAATTATAGGGTATGTCAGGTGGTGATAACAGCTccggagaaaaataaagctggggggGTCGGGATGCAGTTTTAGAAAGGAGGTGATCAAGAATAGTTTcatggagaaggtgacatttgagcgaATGCttaaaggagagaagggagtaGGCCATGTGGGCATCTAGGGAAGTGTGCTCCCAGCAGAGgggacagccagtgcaaaggccctgaggtgggagctgCCTGGTGGGGCCAGTGTAGCTGGAGCCCAatgagaggggagaagagggaggaggcgACAGAACCAGATCACCAGATCGGGGAGGGCCTTGTGATCCGTGGTAAGCCTTTGGCATTTGCCCTGAGAGAGGTGGGGTTCCCCCGaaggctctgagcagaggaggcaTGTGACCTGACTTAGGTGTTCATAAGGGACAGACCCTGGGACGCGGGTTACTGTGACAGCCCAGGTgagaggtgagggtgggaggagagggggagaagtGGTGTGATTTTTGGCATTTCAAAGTTAGAGCGAATGGGACTTCCTGATGGACAGAATGGGGGGTTGAGAGGACAAGAGGCGAGGATGATGCCCACCATGGGGAACCTGGGGTCCCTAAGAGCTGAAAGGACTGTCACCTGCCTCACCTCCAAACTCCCAAGGCGGCCAGAAGAGCCTTTTAACAGTGAAATCTGACTTGTCAGTCACCTGCTCTGGCTCTCCAGTGCCTTCAGGAGGTGGCCGCAGCTCTGCGGCCTGGCATTCAAGGTCCCACATGGCCTATCCCCTGTCGCCTGCTGCCTCACCCTCTGCAGTCCTCCTGCAGGCACTCCGTAGATATTATTACATCGTTGAAATATACGGCATATTTACCTAGGCtgtttcccagaatccccttctCTCCAATGACCCAAATTTTCCACCAGAAAAGGTTTTCTGATACCCGTCCTCCACCCGCATACTCATTTCCCCTCTGAGCAGCTGAGGAGCCCTTCCTGCGAAGAGCCGCCAGCCctcgtctctctccctctcataaccccctcccagcttcctcctgaTTGAAGACTCTCTTCAGTTTGTCTCTTTGAAAgtcacctccctctcccctgtccccaccctcccctcttcccctgccACCCCTGGCGTCTGCCTTAGTCCTACGCACTCTAGAGCCAGCCTGGGGAGGCCACCCCTCAGCCgctccagggccaggcctggccGGGAAAGGGACCCAAAGGGtatggggagcagggagaggactTGGAATTCCAGTCCCAGCAGCGGTGGGTGATGCTAACGCCCCTCCAGTCAGCCtagcccagggcccaggccagggaCCCACCTTGGAGGCCTTTGGTGGCGAAGTGCAGGTCGATGGGGTGGGACCAGTAGGCCATGTCCCCTACCTGGGGGGTGTCCACCTGTGTTTGGCCTTCCCGCACGCCGGACAGGAGCTTCCATGCCGCCCCTGCAGTGAGAGCCAGGACACCGTGGGACaaggaggggtgggaggcagcCACCAGGAAGGGGACGCTACTGTGTCTGTAGGAACCTATTTCTCCCTGGCATTGGGGGGCAGGGCTTACAAAGCGTGGACTCTGGAGCCGaatgtctgggttcaaatcctggcactACTTCTTCCTgcctgtgcaaccttgggcaagttacctttGCCTCGGTCTCCCCGTCTGTAAAGTGGGTGTAATAATAACACATTCCTCAAAGTTTTGTGAGAAGATGACATGAGCTGATACACACAAAGCCCTTGGCAGGGTCCTGGGGCATGGTGAGTGCTAGACAAGTGTTGGATAGCATCTTATTACTATTCTCACCCTACCTGGTCCAAGGACTAAGAGAGGACCGAGGTGTCTTCTGAGCACATGGTGAAAGGTGCAAGGTAACAGCAATCCCACTGAGGctgataataatagcaaaaatgcACCAGGTGCTTACTCAATGCCAGATGCTACGCTAAGCGCTTTAGTAATGAATTCATTTAATCTGCCCTCTGAGACTTAATCCCCACCCCGTCCCCCAGTTTACAGACTCTCCTCCACAGCCCACAAGGCCTGCATGGCCTGGCCTGTGCCCTGCTTCCTAAACTCAGCTCCCATCACTCTCCCCAGCCCTTACCACCCTCGAGCCTCACTGGTCCTATTTTTATTCCtgtcctcagggcctttgcactggctgttgcCGCTGCCTAGAAAGCTCTGCTCCTGGATGTGCCGAtgcctggctttttttttcatccttcagGGATCAGCTCAAGTGCCGCTTTCACAGAGGGGTTCTCCCCTACCCTCCTAGTCCCCATCACATCACCTCTTCTGATTTCTCCCTAGTACCTACCACGATCTGTCATCACTGTGCTCATTTCTTtatctgcttatttattttctgtctcccctacTGTGAGCCCCAGGAGACCAGGGATCTTGTACACTGCTGGATCCCCGGGACCCCTAACCCAGAACTTGGTatacagaaggtgctcaataaatgtttgttggacaAATAAGTGATCCTAGGAGGTAGGTGCTAAtctaatccccattttacaggtaaagacaCAGACACTGAGAAGGCAAGTCACTTGGCCATTCATTCCatgaacatttattgaccacctactgtgtgccaagcactgttctccATGCTGGGTGTACAGCAGGACTGCAGACCAAGGTCCCATGGTGGAGCTGGATTCAAACTGAGCTCTGACTGCAGAGCTCAAACCTTTATCTGACTGCCCCTGAGCTCTGCTAGATTAACCACCCTGCAACAGCGCCCtgacataataaaaatcaggtGAGTTACTGCTCCCTCCTGGGCCAGGTGAGGAAAGCACCAGGCCCTGAGTCTGGTTCTTCACATACAAGACTTCCCAATATCCCTACGAAGGACAAacattcccactttacagaagaggaaactgaggctccaagaggggACAGCACCTGCTCAGGGTCACAGAGCACGTGAGTGGTGGGGTCCAGACCGAAAGCCAAGTCTGACTCCTGCCTCTTATCTGCTCATTTGGAGGATCCCGATTTCCCAGAGAACATCAACCAGCACCCTACCCACCAGTGAAATCACCAAGGACCCAGGGCCtggagagatgatgatgatggcaacaGCCACACTCGCAGCGTGGGCATGTATCTGGGCCAGGCAACAGTCCCCCTGGGCTTTACAAACAAGACCTCATTCAACTGTTACGGGAGCCAGGTAAACACTTACTGATCGCTCACTAAGCCAGGCCCTCTGAAGTGCTGTTGATGTtcacttagtcctcacaacaaccccgtGAGGTAAGTGGTATGATTACTCCCATTGTACagaaaggaaaattgaggcaaagacAATGGCCGTCACATAATTGATAAGCAACAGCTGGTTTTGCACCCAggcagtctgtgctcttaacctcAACCCTCTGCTGCCTCTTAGCTACTGTTAGCTTCATTTGCAGatgagctgaggctcagagaagtccaaAGGGCCCCAATTAATGGGTGAGGGAGCTGGTATTTGAGCACAGATCTGGCAATCTACGGCCCTAGCCATTATGCTACACCACGGTGCTATACTGCCTCTCACGGGGAGGAGTGAAAATTGGGGCCTCCAAGGTCCCTCGGGGGCCTGAATGGATGGACTGGGATGACGGCCAGGATGGGATTCCTACATTCTCACAGGGAATTATGATTACAGGAGGGTGGCCTCTCCTCTATAAATCTGGGATGGAAACTTCCATTTtacagtaagaactcaataaatggagACTGTTACACAAAGAATTAAGATGAGAGAGGGACCGAGGGTACCCCTAAGACAGCGAATGAAGTCCAAACAGTGGGACTAGGGTTGTCTTTTGAGGAGTGGAAGTGTATGTGTTGGATCTAGCCTATAGTCCCATATCCTTAGGGGCTGTGTGTTCAGAGGGTGGGAGTCAGAGCCCCCAGAGATGGGATGGGAAGGAATAAGGAGCCTGAGAATCACGTGGACAGAGTACAGTCAGGCTAGAAGTCCTGAGAGCCAATGGAAGATGAAGATCAAGGACTGGGTCAGGGGGTCAAGGAAGGAGGGTGCAGCCTCTAGGCTGGGGGGCCTTGGTCGCGAAATGAACCAGGCCCGGGAATACCTGTGTGGATGCCCCACTTGCAGAAGAGGCTACTTTCCGAGAAACCAGTGGCCCCCAAGATCTGCCCGATCACGTGCACCTCAGCCATGGCCCTGAGAGGGGAAAGATATGATCACAGCCCTGTGAGGTCAAGGTATTATTATGTCCAcctgacagatggggaaactgaggcccaccaAGTAAGGGGCAGTACTAGGATTCCAAGCTAGTTTCGTCAAACCACTCAGGCTGCGGTCTTAATCATGATCCTTCCCCGCTCCCTAGGAGAGCCCCGGATAAACtagggggatgggggtggggggcggctgAAGAGCTGGCGGTTAACTCCGCCTGCCTCTAAAATAACCTCTTCCTCTTGCTCAGCGCAGCGAGAAGCCCCGCCCTAAGGGCCGATAGCCCCGCCCACAAGCACAGAAGCCCCACCTCCTCGCGTCAGATCCCGCAAGCTCCGTGAGGCGCATGCGTCTTAAGAGCAGGGAGGCCTTAGCCCCGCCTCCAAGCCCGCGCATGCGCCATTCCTACCTCAGAGCACCTAACGGTTAGAAGGGGCGAAAACGGCAGCGTGGCTTGGAGTTCATGGATCTGACCTGTCCTCTCTCCGCGGCCGCTGAATTCTCACTCCTGGCTCTCGCCTCTCCCAGGACTTTCTCGGTAGCGAGAGATCTGATCTCGGTAGCGATCTTTCCGAGGCCGCGCCCGCCTCCGGGCTCCCTGCTTGTTGCTGGGGCAacagcagcctcctcccctggACTTGTGCCCGCCCTGCGGGTCGCTAATTGGCCCTAGCGGTCTTCGGGGGTGGGGCTAAGTTATGATGGACgttttctctccccctctctccccgtTTTGGGAAAAGCGGCTCTCCGGCTAC encodes:
- the B9D2 gene encoding B9 domain-containing protein 2, translating into MAEVHVIGQILGATGFSESSLFCKWGIHTGAAWKLLSGVREGQTQVDTPQVGDMAYWSHPIDLHFATKGLQGWPRLHLQVWSQDSFGRCQLAGYGFCHVPSSPGTHQLDCPTWRPLGSWREQLARAFVGGGPQLLHGDAIYSGADRYRLHTAAGGTVHLELGLLLRHFDRYGVEC